In the genome of Amphiura filiformis chromosome 4, Afil_fr2py, whole genome shotgun sequence, one region contains:
- the LOC140151057 gene encoding plasma membrane ascorbate-dependent reductase CYBRD1-like produces MDPTRRKRTLQTLSTIVFWSTQILAHITGIVLLVATGVWVSKYFGGFNWGQSPGTFSYHAFFGILGLVVVCGEAILFIEVPKRLSLSVIVQKAVHATIHTCALIFTIVSLSAAILNKNIINYSHLYSLHSWLGLMVIIVFFLQYVVACVIYGVARRVGDWLTDLYQNTHAYIGLFTFALAVATCLTGFMEKVAAEIDNYWNLPPEAVLANICCILLVIFSACVAYCASRPTTPSAEATTTYVEEHTADSMDKDTNEKQEGEV; encoded by the exons ATGGATCCTACAAGAAGAAAGAGAACATTGCAGACACTTAGTACCATTGTGTTCTGGAGTACACAGATTCTCGCCCACATTACTGGTATAGTGTTGCTGGTTGCTACGGGTGTGTGGGTAAGCAAGTACTTCGGAGGTTTCAACTGGGGTCAGAGTCCTGGAACCTTCAGCTACCACGCATTCTTTGGTATTCTTGGGCTTGTCGTCGTATGTGGAGAAG CAATACTTTTCATCGAAGTGCCCAAGCGATTGAGTCTTTCCGTCATCGTGCAGAAAGCAGTCCATGCAACTATTCATACGTGCGCTTTGATTTTTACAATTGTCAGTCTTAGCGCtgccattttgaataaaaacatcATAAATTACAGCCATCTATATTCGCTTCACAGTTGGCTTGGACTTATGGTTATAATTGTGTTCTTCCTTCAG TATGTCGTAGCCTGTGTTATATACGGTGTGGCAAGGCGTGTTGGTGATTGGCTGACAGATTTGTACCAGAACACCCATGCCTATATTGGTTTATTCACATTTGCACTAGCAGTTGCCACTTGTCTTACTGGGTTCATGGAAAAAGTTGCAGCTGAAAT TGACAACTATTGGAACCTACCACCAGAAGCGGTCTTAGCCAATATATGTTGTATTTTACTGGTAATATTCAGCGCATGCGTTGCGTATTGCGCAAGTAGACCAACAACACCTAGTGCCGAAGCGACCACAACATACGTAGAGGAACACACAGCTGATTCTATGGACAAGGACACTAATGAAAAACAAGAAGGAGAAGTTTAG
- the LOC140149868 gene encoding galactosylceramide sulfotransferase-like, with product MKLHNVIYFIPKISMFRRRYIVLYSFTGVLIFSAILNWTQHSNIIVVPDSVQHVQRQMCRGNKATKRVEEELSRWPDKDECPSNRNIVYIKVHKAASSTMNQILLRYGLERNKIVALPKWWHYFDFSKHFHRNMALGYEKFRGKSELLINHARLHRPEMDAVVENAVYLASLRHPAAQLESAFGFFDQGSYLKKNGDQDPMEVFMSDPGYYSTQINFKDGSLRNQQIFDLGLDPEYFDDLCAVEWKIQSLSEQLDLVLISEYLDESLVLMKYLLCLDFKDILYIYANVRSNKHRTALSKTTYDNIEKWNAADMLLYSHFNRTLWMRIAQFGEQFTTDLKTFKDLKANTTNECIAYTDRNVDQRLWKIRLKHHATQFCKNLTRNTVPTIKSMRSEVISKYGTILDKVIDNVIVFGENMVKRWTT from the exons ATGAAGCTCCATAATgtcatttattttattccaaaaatcaGCATGTTTCGTCGAAGATACATTGTGCTATATTCTTTTACAGGTGTTTTGATATTTTCTGCAATTTTGAATTGgacacaacattcaaatattatAGTTGTACCAGATtctgttcaacatgttcaaagacaGATGTGTCGTGGAAATAAAGCAACTAAGCGTGTTGAAGAAGAATTATCAAG ATGGCCAGACAAGGATGAGTGTCCGTCCAATCGAAATATTGTCTATATCAAAGTTCACAAAGCCGCCAGTTCCACTATGAACCAAATCTTACTTCGCTATGGATTAGAAAGAAATAAAATAGTTGCGCTACCAAAATGGTGGCACTATTTTGATTTTTCAAAGCATTTTCATCGCAACATGGCGCTTGGATATGAAAAATTTCGCGGGAAATCTGAACTTCTTATAAACCATGCCCGATTGCATCGCCCTGAAATGGACGCTGTTGTTGAGAACGCCGTTTACTTGGCTAGTCTTCGACATCCAGCCGCACAACTTGAATCAGCATTTGGATTCTTTGACCAAGGGAGTTATTTGAAGAAAAATGGCGATCAAGATCCGATGGAAGTTTTTATGTCTGATCCTGGATATTACTCGACTCAGATTAATTTTAAAGATGGATCATTAAGAAATCAACAGATCTTTGATTTGGGATTAGATCCTGaatattttgatgatttatgTGCTGTTGAATGGAAAATTCAATCTTTAAGTGAACAGTTGGATTTAGTGTTGATATCGGAGTATCTTGATGAATCGTTGGTTCTTATGAAATATTTATTGTGTTtggattttaaagatattttgtatatatacGCAAATGTTAGAAGCAATAAACATAGAACTGCTCTAAGCAAAACCACTTATGATAACATTGAAAAATGGAATGCTGCTGATATGTTGCTCTACAGTCATTTTAATCGAACTCTGTGGATGAGGATTGCACAGTTTGGGGAACAATTTACCACAGATTTAAAAACATTCAAAGACTTGAAAGCAAATACTACAAATGAATGCATCGCTTATACAGATCGTAATGTGGATCAAAGACTTTGGAAAATAAGGTTAAAACATCACGCCACGCAATTTTGTAAAAATCTGACGAGAAATACTGTTCCAACTATTAAAAGTATGCGTAGTGAAGTGATTAGCAAATATGGAACTATTTTAGATAAAGTAATAGATAATGTTATAGTTTTTGGAGAGAATATGGTAAAAAGATGGACAACGTAG